The Raphanus sativus cultivar WK10039 chromosome 2, ASM80110v3, whole genome shotgun sequence genome includes a region encoding these proteins:
- the LOC108818315 gene encoding DEAD-box ATP-dependent RNA helicase 18 isoform X2, producing the protein MKLQVMGVIISPTRELSTQIYNVALPFVSTLANVNSVLLVGGREVKSDMNTIEEGGCNLLIGTPGRLSDIMERMEILDFRNLEILILDEADRLLEMGFQKQVNSIISRLPKQRRTGLFSATQTEGVEELAKAGLRNPVRVEVRAESKSESSQHSTNSKVPSGLHLEYLVCEADKKSSQLVDLLVENQKKKLIVYFMTCASVDYWGLVLSKIPALKSISLIPIHGDMKQNAREKALASFTEASSAVLLCTDVAARGLDIPGIDYVVQYDPPQDPNMFNHRVGRTARLGKEGRAIVFLLPEEEDYVEFMCRRGVACQEKQCSEEASDVIPIIRSQAMKDRAVLEKGLKAFVSFVRGYKEHLCSYIFRWKSLEIGKLAMGYGLLYLPSMSEVKQHRLSSEGFTPVTDIKFEDIKFKDKFREKQRKQNMQARKEKREQEKKEKGKKNSKKAVAAAAATDSNKRKLTGKQRQTIQTAEDEEEMARDYRLLKKLKKGSIKEDDFAKLTGADDF; encoded by the exons ATGAAATTGCAGGTTATGGGGGTGATTATCTCTCCAACGAGAGAGCTATCAACGCAGATATATAACGTGGCACTACCCTTTGTTTCCACTTTGGCAAACGTGAACTCTGTGCTGCTTGTCGGAGGCCGAGAGGTGAAGTCCGACATGAACACTATAGAAGAAGGAGGATGCAATCTCTTGATTGGCACTCCTGGAAGGCTCTCTGACATAATGGAACGAATGGAGATTCTCGATTTCAGAAATCTTGAG ATTCTTATCTTAGATGAAGCGGATAGGCTTTTGGAGATGGGGTTCCAGAAGCAGGTGAACAGCATTATATCTCGCTTGCCAAAGCAGCGTAGGACTGGTCTCTTTTCAGCTACGCAGACAGAAGGTGTTGAAGAGCTGGCCAAGGCTGGGCTTAGGAATCCTGTGAGAGTTGAAGTTCGTGCTGAGTCCAAGTCGGAATCATCACAGCACTCGACGAACTCTAAAGTACCTTCTGGTCTGCACCTTGAG TATTTGGTATGCGAAGCAGATAAGAAGTCATCACAACTAGTGGATCTCCTCGTCgagaatcaaaagaaaaagcttATAGT ATACTTTATGACCTGTGCTTCTGTTGATTACTGGGGACTCGTGCTTTCGAAAATCCCTGCCCTGAAGTCCATATCTTTAATCCCCATCCATGGGGATATGAAGCAG AATGCAAGAGAAAAGGCATTAGCTTCGTTTACTGAGGCATCAAGCGCTGTCCTTTTGTGCACTGATGTGGCTGCACGTGGACTTGATATTCCAGGCATTGATTACGTAGTTCAG TATGATCCCCCACAAGACCCAAATATGTTCAACCATAGGGTTGGCAGAACTGCAAGATTGGGAAAAGAAGGAAGGGCCATCGTTTTTCTACTGCCTGAG GAAGAAGACTATGTAGAGTTTATGTGCAGAAGAGGGGTTGCTTGTCAAGAGAAACAATGCTCTGAGGAAGCATCTGATGTCATCCCTATC ATACGGTCACAAGCCATGAAGGACAGGGCAGTGTTGGAGAAGGGATTAAAGGCATTTGTTTCCTTTGTCCGTGGTTATAAGGAGCATCTCTGCTCTTACATTTTCAG ATGGAAAAGCCTAGAAATCGGAAAGTTAGCAATGGGATATGGACTCTTGTATCTTCCTTCAATGTCTGAAGTCAAACAACACAGACTTTCCAGTGAGGGTTTCACTCCCGTTACAGACATCAAGTTTGAGGACATCAAGTTCAA GGACAAATTTAGGGAGAAGCAAAGGAAGCAGAACATGCAAGCAAGGAAAGAGAAACGGGAACAAGAGAAAAAGGAGAAAGGCAAGAAGAACTCTAAAAAGGcggttgctgctgctgctgccacAGATTCTAACAAAAGGAAGCTAACAGGAAAACAGAGACAAACCATCCAAACCgctgaagatgaagaagagatgGCTCGAGACTATCGGTTACTTAAGAAACTCAAGAAAGGTTCTATCAAAGAAGATGATTTTGCTAAACTTACTGGAGCTGATGACTTTTAA
- the LOC108841481 gene encoding non-classical arabinogalactan protein 30-like has product MDSLALPFSVLVILIAATTLANGYSPPPPPPPTTVYPAAKTVEAAVEGMVYCQSCDKYGSWSLAGAEAIAGAKISVICKNHRQQVSFYKVFQTDSYGHFYGELKGLKMTPHFLDHPLHACRAKLVSSPREDCNLFSNINNALDGATLRYEEKRLKWTNYEAVVYAAGPLAFRPDHCPESTAPPPTY; this is encoded by the coding sequence ATGGACTCACTAGCCTTGCCCTTCTCCGTTCTCGTCATCCTCATCGCAGCCACGACTTTAGCCAACGGCTACTCTCCTCCTCCCCCTCCTCCTCCAACCACCGTATACCCCGCCGCGAAAACCGTGGAAGCGGCGGTGGAAGGAATGGTGTACTGTCAATCCTGCGACAAATACGGATCATGGTCCTTGGCCGGAGCCGAAGCCATAGCCGGAGCTAAGATCAGCGTCATCTGCAAGAACCACAGGCAACAAGTGAGCTTCTACAAAGTCTTCCAAACCGACTCCTACGGCCATTTCTACGGCGAgctcaaaggtcttaaaatgACTCCGCACTTCTTGGACCATCCTCTCCACGCTTGCCGCGCCAAGCTCGTCTCTTCTCCTCGCGAGGACTGCAATCTCTTCTCCAACATTAACAACGCTCTCGACGGTGCGACGCTCCGGTACGAAGAGAAGAGGCTCAAGTGGACAAACTACGAGGCTGTGGTTTACGCCGCTGGTCCGTTGGCTTTCCGTCCTGACCATTGTCCCGAGAGTACTGCTCCACCACCTACTTACTGA
- the LOC130507928 gene encoding KRR1 small subunit processome component-like isoform X2, with translation MAEFSPEEYIDHWRIGKFDPAWNPTGMLEVSSFSRRYPRYRETYLQACWQSVQSALEEYGVACKLNLVEGSMTVSTTKKTRDPYIIVKARDLLRLLSRSVPAPQAIKILKDDLTYDIINIRKLVRKKERFVRRRQRLVGPGFSTIKTLEIVTNCYILVQGNTVAAMGSIKGLKKVRRIVGFIQSTSWDPLAIINAEYNWI, from the exons ATGGCGGAGTTTTCGCCTGAGGAGTACATCGACCATTGGAGAATCGGCAAGTTTGATCCGGCATGGAATCCAACCGGCATGCTCGAAGTCAGCTCCTTCTCCAGACGCTATCCTCGCTACAGAGAGACGTATCTTCAGGCGTGTTGGCAAAGCGTCCAATCCGCTCTCGAGGAGTACGGAGTCGCCTGCAAGCTCAACCTAGTCGAAGGTTCTATGACTGTTTCAACGACCAAGAAGACGAGAGATCCTTACATCATTGTCAAGGCTAGGGATTTGCTTAGGCTTCTGTCTAGAAGTGTCCCTGCTCCTCAG GCAATAAAGATTTTGAAAGATGACTTGACTTATGATATCATCAATATCCGAAAATTGGTTCGTAAAAAG GAAAGATTTGTTAGAAGAAGGCAGCGGCTTGTGGGTCCTGGTTTTTCTACAATAAAA ACGCTGGAAATAGTAACCAACTGTTACATTCTAGTTCAG GGAAATACTGTAGCCGCAATGGGTTCTATTAAAGGTCTCAAAAAAGTCAGAAGGATTGTGGGATTCATACAGAGTACTAGCTGGGATCCTTTGGCTATTATAAATGCTGAAtataattggatttaa
- the LOC130507928 gene encoding KRR1 small subunit processome component-like isoform X1 yields MAEFSPEEYIDHWRIGKFDPAWNPTGMLEVSSFSRRYPRYRETYLQACWQSVQSALEEYGVACKLNLVEGSMTVSTTKKTRDPYIIVKARDLLRLLSRSVPAPQAIKILKDDLTYDIINIRKLVRKKERFVRRRQRLVGPGFSTIKTVVCVMQTLAWSLNDFGYLQTLEIVTNCYILVQGNTVAAMGSIKGLKKVRRIVGFIQSTSWDPLAIINAEYNWI; encoded by the exons ATGGCGGAGTTTTCGCCTGAGGAGTACATCGACCATTGGAGAATCGGCAAGTTTGATCCGGCATGGAATCCAACCGGCATGCTCGAAGTCAGCTCCTTCTCCAGACGCTATCCTCGCTACAGAGAGACGTATCTTCAGGCGTGTTGGCAAAGCGTCCAATCCGCTCTCGAGGAGTACGGAGTCGCCTGCAAGCTCAACCTAGTCGAAGGTTCTATGACTGTTTCAACGACCAAGAAGACGAGAGATCCTTACATCATTGTCAAGGCTAGGGATTTGCTTAGGCTTCTGTCTAGAAGTGTCCCTGCTCCTCAG GCAATAAAGATTTTGAAAGATGACTTGACTTATGATATCATCAATATCCGAAAATTGGTTCGTAAAAAG GAAAGATTTGTTAGAAGAAGGCAGCGGCTTGTGGGTCCTGGTTTTTCTACAATAAAA ACTGTTGTTTGTGTTATGCAAACTCTTGCTTGGAGTCTTAATGATTTTGGCTACTTGCAGACGCTGGAAATAGTAACCAACTGTTACATTCTAGTTCAG GGAAATACTGTAGCCGCAATGGGTTCTATTAAAGGTCTCAAAAAAGTCAGAAGGATTGTGGGATTCATACAGAGTACTAGCTGGGATCCTTTGGCTATTATAAATGCTGAAtataattggatttaa